The following are encoded together in the Salvia hispanica cultivar TCC Black 2014 chromosome 6, UniMelb_Shisp_WGS_1.0, whole genome shotgun sequence genome:
- the LOC125193978 gene encoding mitogen-activated protein kinase 20-like gives MQSDHLKKKGSKEMDFFSEYGEASRYIIQEVVGKGSYGVVCSAIDTHTGDKVAIKKIHGIFEHISDAARILREVKLLRLLRHPDVVEIKHIMLPPSRREFKDIYVVFELMETDLHQVIKANDDLTREHYQFFLYQLLRALKYIHTANVYHRDLKPKNILANANCKLKICDFGLARVAFSDTPTTIFWTDYVATRWYRAPELCGSFFSKYTPAIDIWSIGCIFAEVLTGRPLFAGKNVVHQLDMITDLLGTPSMDTISRVRNEKARRYLTSMRKKPPVPFSQKFPNADPLALRLLEKLLAFDPRDRPTAQEALADPYFKGLAKVDREPSCHPISKMEFEFERRKVTKEDIRELIFREILEYHPQLLKDYINGIERTTFVYPSALDQFKKQFAHLEENIGKSSPAIPLERKHASLPRSTVVHSGAVPPKDQATVHPKDWQNGEESCGRKSRDFNGIHSSLPRTLQPPQRILQAKPGKVVGPVFPYESGNATRDGYEGRTLARTGVAPPPIPPTSCYYRSSKDRLERPAAETQKTLPPQMTKQMPNCGMAAKLAPDTAVNTGSNPFCVSRAAVMKVDYAHDRVGVDTNLLQTRAPTYTATNANAAAHRKVGSVQYGMARMY, from the exons ATGCAGTCCGATCACCTTAAAAAGAAG GGTTCTAAGGAAATGGACTTCTTTTCTGAGTATGGCGAGGCAAGCAGGTATATAATCCAGGAGGTTGTAGGAAAAGGAAGTTATGGTGTTGTTTGTTCTGCGATCGACACTCATACTGGTGACAAGGTTGCAATAAAGAAAATCCATGGCATCTTCGAGCACATATCTGATGCTGCTCGGATTCTCCGAGAGGTAAAGCTTCTCAGGCTTTTGCGGCATCCAGATGTTGTCGAGATCAAGCATATCATGCTTCCCCCTTCAAGGAGGGAATTCAAAGATATTTACGTGGTTTTTGAGCTAATGGAGACTGATCTACATCAAGTTATCAAAGCAAATGATGACTTGACACGGGAACAttaccaattttttctttacCAATTGCTTCGTGCCCTTAAATATATTCACACAG CTAATGTCTACCACCGTGATTTGAAACCAAAGAACATTCTAGCAAATGCAAATTGTAAACtgaaaatatgtgattttggATTGGCCAGAGTTGCATTCAGTGACACACCGACGACTATATTTTGGACG GATTATGTGGCTACTAGATGGTACAGGGCTCCAGAATTATGCGGCTCGTTTTTCTCAAAG TATACTCCAGCTATTGACATATGGAGTATCGGCTGCATTTTTGCTGAGGTGCTGACGGGAAGACCACTTTTTGCTGGAAAGAATGTTGTTCATCAGCTGGACATGATAACCGATCTACTCGGCACTCCTTCAATGGATACGATTTCTCGA GTGCGTAATGAGAAGGCTAGGAGATATCTCACAAGCATGAGAAAGAAGCCGCCGGTTCCTTTTTCACAGAAATTTCCAAATGCTGATCCATTAGCCCTTCGGCTCTTGGAGAAGCTGCTTGCTTTTGATCCAAGGGACCGGCCTACAGCTCAAGAG GCACTAGCTGATCCGTACTTCAAGGGATTGGCCAAAGTCGACAGAGAACCATCCTGTCATCCAATTTCGAAGatggaatttgaatttgagagGCGGAAGGTGACAAAAGAGGACATTCGGGAGTTAATATTCCGCGAGATACTAGAGTACCATCCTCAGCTGTTGAAGGACTACATCAATGGAATCGAGAGAACTACCTTTGTCTATCCGAG TGCTCTTGATCAGTTCAAGAAACAATTTGCTCATTTGGAAGAAAACATTGGCAAAAGCTCACCAGCAATTCCTCTCGAAAGAAAGCATGCCTCCCTTCCTag GTCTACCGTTGTACATTCTGGTGCAGTACCACCTAAGGATCAAGCTACCGTTCATCCCAAAGATTGGCAAAATGGTGAAGAATCATGCGGCCGGAAGTCAAGAGATTTCAATGGGATCCATAGTAGTTTGCCTAGAACATTGCAGCCACCGCAGAGGATCCTACAAG CTAAACCAGGTAAAGTAGTTGGCCCTGTTTTTCCATACGAGAGTGGGAACGCCACAAGAGATGGTTATGAGGGAAGAACTCTGGCACGAACGGGTGTGGCTCCTCCCCCTATCCCGCCGACAAGTTGTTACTATAGAAGCAGCAAAGACAGGCTGGAGAGGCCAGCAGCCGAGACTCAGAAAACCTTGCCACCTCAGATGACGAAGCAAATGCCCAACTGTGGGATGGCTGCTAAACTAGCTCCGGATACAGCAGTTAACACGGGCAGCAATCCTTTCTGTGTTAGTCGGGCTGCAGTGATGAAGGTTGATTACGCTCATGACAGAGTCGGGGTTGACACGAACCTTCTGCAGACCAGAGCTCCGACTTACACAGCTACAAACGCCAATGCAGCTGCACACAGAAAGGTAGGTAGTGTTCAGTATGGCATGGCGAGGATGTATTAG
- the LOC125192829 gene encoding peroxisomal and mitochondrial division factor 2-like, whose translation MADEPSFHEEFADADNADSYEIAELNQRINDLEEENTKIVKEYKQQTDELKASIQKLESENADLKNQTENAQSDNKAFGAVAARAADLEGEVSRLHHDLATAMIDLQELPGLKSELEGVKGRAMEKDVKLDAAEREKALLVVELDARDKQIQVFKKNVEELEAVVGKGKGSAEKDGLAMKVEKMKAEISVLQSCLDDKEVLIKELERGGINGDDSLGNRGLICGLRQREWMLVGGSAIATAAVMVGYIHAARKH comes from the coding sequence ATGGCGGACGAGCCGTCGTTCCACGAAGAATTCGCTGATGCTGACAATGCGGATTCCTATGAGATTGCGGAGCTCAATCAAAGGATCAATGATCTCGAGGAGGAGAACACTAAGATCGTTAAGGAATACAAGCAACAGACAGATGAGCTGAAGGCATCTATTCAGAAATTGGAATCCGAGAATGCGGATTTGAAGAATCAAACGGAGAACGCGCAATCGGACAACAAGGCGTTTGGTGCTGTGGCTGCGCGCGCCGCGGATCTCGAGGGCGAGGTGTCGAGGCTGCATCACGATTTGGCGACGGCGATGATCGATTTGCAGGAATTGCCTGGATTGAAGAGCGAATTGGAGGGGGTGAAAGGGAGGGCGATGGAGAAAGATGTGAAACTGGATGCGGCGGAGAGGGAGAAGGCGTTGCTGGTGGTGGAACTGGATGCTAGGGATAAGCAAATCCAGGTTTTCAAGAAGAATGTGGAGGAATTGGAAGCTGTGGTGGGCAAGGGCAAGGGTTCTGCGGAGAAGGATGGTTTGGCGATGAaggtggagaagatgaaggcTGAAATCAGCGTGCTGCAAAGCTGTTTGGATGATAAGGAGGTTTTGATCAAGGAGCTCGAGCGTGGTGGCATCAATGGCGATGATAGCCTCGGAAATAGGGGGTTGATTTGTGGTCTGAGGCAAAGGGAGTGGATGCTTGTGGGTGGCTCAGCCATTGCTACTGCTGCTGTAATGGTGGGGTACATACATGCTGCAAGAAAACATTGA
- the LOC125193610 gene encoding cytochrome P450 716B1, which produces MNLEVNPLSFSVIGVVIVAIASFAFVMKNCKSKNERKLPPGKMGWPWVGETIDFYKAQKKNRLYQDFIQARIRKHGLTFKTRLMGHPTVVVSGAEANKFFLSNEFKLVVSSWPSSSVQLMGVNSIMEKQGEAHRCLRGIVATSLSSSGLDNLVPRICNTVTMHLERYWSGGEKTISLYGLTKVLTFTIVLECLLGIEVKPGMLEMFEKVLEGVFAVPFSFPGSKFSRAKRVRKEIEEMLVEIVRDRRREMEQQEQEQSEGGGILLSKFVAALIRGEITEAEVADNIVLLVFAAHDTTSFAIAMTFRMLAHHPNCYALLQKEHENMIRSKSVPGEALTYEDVKKMNYTWQVARESIRIFPPIFGSFRKAIQDIEFDGYMIPKGWKVLWTAYGTHYDSNYFEDPLRFEPGRFDDPVQPFSYVPFGGGPRLCAGYQLAKLNILIFVHYVVSRYNWTLENVDEPITVDPLPFPSQGMPIRISPKSQ; this is translated from the exons TTCATTTGCGTTTGTGATGAAAAATTGCAAAAGCAAAAATGAGAGGAAACTGCCTCCGGGGAAGATGGGTTGGCCTTGGGTCGGTGAAACCATAGATTTCTACAAAgctcaaaagaaaaataggcTTTACCAAGACTTCATTCAAGCCCGCATCCGAAAGCACGGCCTCACCTTCAAGACGAGGCTGATGGGCCACCCAACTGTGGTGGTGAGTGGGGCCGAGGCCAACAAGTTCTTCCTCTCCAACGAGTTCAAGCTAGTCGTGAGCTCGTGGCCCTCCTCCTCCGTGCAGTTGATGGGAGTGAACTCGATCATGGAGAAACAAGGGGAGGCGCACCGCTGCTTACGTGGCATCGTGGCCACCAGCCTCAGCTCGTCCGGCCTTGACAATCTGGTGCCTAGGATTTGCAACACCGTGACAATGCACTTGGAAAGATATTGGAGTGGTGGGGAGAAAACTATTAGTCTCTATGGGCTAACAAAAGTTTTGACATTTACTATTGTTCTAGAATGCTTGTTGGGGATTGAGGTGAAACCCGGGATGTTGGAGATGTTCGAGAAGGTTCTTGAAGGGGTGTTCGCGGTCCCTTTTAGCTTCCCAGGGTCCAAATTCTCAAGGGCGAAAAGGGTGAGGAAGGAGATAGAGGAGATGCTGGTGGAGATTGTAAGGGATAGGAGAAGAGAAATGGAACAACAAGAGCAAGAACAGAGTGAAGGGGGAGGGATTCTCCTGTCCAAGTTTGTTGCTGCCCTGATTCGAGGTGAGATTACTGAGGCGGAGGTGGCTGATAACATTGTGTTGCTCGTGTTTGCAGCCCACGACACCACCTCCTTCGCCATTGCCATGACCTTCAGGATGCTGGCTCATCATCCAAACTGCTATGCTCTCCTTCAAAAAG AACATGAAAACATGATACGCAGCAAAAGCGTACCAGGCGAAGCTCTCACGTACGAGGAtgtgaagaagatgaactACACATGGCAAGTGGCACGCGAGAGCATCAGGATTTTCCCTCCAATTTTCGGGTCTTTTAGAAAAGCAATCCAAGATATTGAATTCGATGGATATATGATTCCCAAGGGCTGGAAG GTGTTGTGGACAGCATATGGAACACATTATGATTCGAACTACTTTGAAGATCCGTTGAGATTCGAACCAGGTAGGTTCGACGACCCGGTCCAGCCCTTCTCATACGTTCCGTTTGGCGGAGGGCCAAGATTGTGTGCAGGATACCAATTAGCGAAGCTGAACATACttatatttgtacattatgttGTGAGTAGGTATAACTGGACATTAGAGAATGTTGATGAGCCAATTACAGTAGATCCTCTCCCATTCCCTTCTCAAGGAATGCCAATTAGGATCTCTCCCAAGTCGCAATAG